From Laspinema palackyanum D2c, one genomic window encodes:
- a CDS encoding GUN4 domain-containing protein, whose protein sequence is MAWQPGEQLLNGKYTIESELGQGGFGITYLARDDRDRPFAIKTLGRKARFTQELVKYKEEFLKEADCLSRCIHPSIVRLEEVIDTDSLCCMVLEYIDGTPLARLVKQKGRLSEREALFYTYQIADALRLVHQQGFLHRDVKPMNIVLRQERSDAVLIDFGLAREFSQDGVDIHPKQGSRGFAPLEQYDMRAVRGAYTDVYGLAATLYSLLTAKVPPSASSRDRSWVKTQTDPLLPPKTLNQSVSDRVNAAILKGLALVPENRPQCIDAWLELLQEPSDSSPQPTEMTPAIPEIASSISAVGMDYTTLETLLAEGQWQEADRETDALMLRVAGREAEGRLNIEDVKHFPCRDLRTLDRLWTEYSNGHFGLSIQRQMWSKSAEDYEQLSDRLGWRRDQEWVSYADLTFDITAPVGHLPSWGRRGRLWSFLATRLKKCSL, encoded by the coding sequence ATGGCTTGGCAACCCGGAGAACAATTACTCAACGGTAAGTACACCATCGAATCCGAACTCGGCCAAGGCGGGTTTGGAATTACCTATCTCGCTCGGGACGATCGCGATCGCCCCTTTGCAATTAAAACCTTGGGGCGCAAAGCTCGCTTTACTCAGGAACTCGTTAAATATAAAGAAGAATTTCTCAAGGAAGCAGACTGTTTGTCTCGCTGCATTCATCCCAGTATTGTGCGACTTGAAGAGGTGATTGATACGGACTCCCTCTGCTGTATGGTGCTTGAATACATTGATGGCACGCCCCTCGCCCGCTTGGTTAAACAAAAAGGCCGTTTATCTGAACGGGAAGCCTTGTTTTATACCTATCAAATCGCGGATGCTCTGCGCCTGGTTCATCAACAAGGCTTCTTACACCGAGATGTTAAGCCGATGAATATTGTCTTACGTCAAGAACGGTCCGATGCGGTGTTGATTGATTTTGGATTAGCCCGGGAGTTTTCCCAAGATGGGGTAGATATTCATCCTAAACAAGGGTCTCGGGGATTTGCCCCCCTTGAACAGTACGATATGCGAGCAGTGCGGGGGGCTTATACCGATGTATATGGATTAGCGGCTACTTTATATTCTTTATTAACGGCTAAAGTCCCCCCATCGGCCAGTTCTCGCGATCGCAGTTGGGTGAAAACCCAAACCGACCCCTTACTTCCCCCCAAAACCCTCAATCAGTCGGTGAGCGATCGCGTTAATGCAGCGATTCTCAAGGGGTTGGCATTAGTCCCGGAAAATCGTCCCCAGTGCATCGATGCTTGGTTAGAATTACTCCAAGAGCCATCGGATTCCTCCCCCCAACCCACGGAGATGACACCGGCCATCCCGGAAATCGCCAGTTCCATCTCAGCCGTCGGCATGGACTATACCACCCTAGAGACTCTATTAGCGGAGGGTCAATGGCAGGAAGCCGATCGCGAAACCGATGCACTAATGCTTCGAGTTGCGGGTCGAGAAGCCGAAGGCCGACTCAACATAGAAGATGTTAAACATTTTCCCTGCCGAGATCTCCGCACCCTCGATCGCCTCTGGACCGAATACAGCAATGGACATTTCGGCTTGAGCATCCAAAGACAGATGTGGAGCAAAAGCGCAGAAGACTACGAACAATTAAGCGATCGCCTCGGATGGCGACGTGATCAGGAATGGGTCTCTTATGCCGACCTGACCTTTGATATCACCGCACCCGTCGGACATCTCCCGAGTTGGGGACGGCGCGGTCGGTTATGGTCATTTTTAGCCACACGACTGAAAAAATGTAGCCTATAA